A single genomic interval of Tursiops truncatus isolate mTurTru1 chromosome 1, mTurTru1.mat.Y, whole genome shotgun sequence harbors:
- the TAL1 gene encoding T-cell acute lymphocytic leukemia protein 1 isoform X1 gives MTERPPSEAARSDPPLDGRDAAEARMAPPHLVLLNGVAKETSRAVPAEPPVIELGARGGGPGGGPAGGGGAARDLKGRDAAAAEARHRVPTTELCRPPGPAPASAPAELPGDGRMVQLSPPALAAPAAPGRALLYSLSQPLASLGSGFFGEPDAFPMFATNNRVKRRPSPYEMEITDGPHTKVVRRIFTNSRERWRQQNVNGAFAELRKLIPTHPPDKKLSKNEILRLAMKYINFLAKLLNDQEEEGSQRAKPGKDPAVGAGGGGGGGGGAAPPDDLLQDVLSPNSSCGSSLDGAASPDSYTEEPAPKHTARSLHPAMLPAADGAGPR, from the exons ATGACGGAGCGGCCGCCGAGCGAGGCGGCACGCAGTGACCCCCCGCTAGACGGACGGGACGCGGCCGAGGCCCGCATGGCCCCCCCGCACCTGGTCCTGCTGAACGGCGTCGCCAAGGAGACGAGCCGCGCGGTCCCGGCGGAGCCCCCGGTCATCGAGCTGGGCGCGCGCGGCGGCGGCCCGGGGGGCGGCCCCGCCGGTGGGGGCGGCGCCGCGCGAGACTTAAAGGGCCGCGACGCGGCGGCTGCCGAAGCGCGCCATCGGGTACCCACCACCGAGCTGTGCAGACCTCCTGGGCCCGCGCCCGCCTCGGCCCCCGCAGAGCTGCCCGGCGACGGCCGCATGGTGCAGTTGAGCCCGCCCGCGCTGGCGGCCCCGGCCGCCCCCGGCCGCGCGCTGCTCTACAGCCTCAGCCAGCCGCTGGCTTCTCTCGGCAG TGGGTTCTTTGGGGAGCCAGATGCCTTCCCTATGTTTGCCACCAACAACCGAGTGAAGAGGAGACCCTCCCCTTATGAGATGGAGATTACTGATG GTCCCCACACCAAAGTCGTGCGGCGCATCTTCACCAACAGCCGGGAGCGATGGCGGCAGCAGAATGTGAACGGGGCCTTCGCTGAGCTCCGCAAGCTGATCCCCACGCATCCCCCAGACAAGAAGCTCAGCAAGAATGAGATCCTCCGCCTGGCCATGAAGTACATCAACTTCCTGGCCAAGCTGCTCAATgaccaggaggaggagggcagccAGCGGGCCAAACCTGGCAAGGACCCTGCGGTGGGGGCTGGTGGAGGGGGTGGTGGCGGAGGGGGCGCTGCACCTCCAGATGACCTCCTGCAGGACGTGCTGTCCCCGAACTCCAGCTGTGGCAGCTCCCTGGATGGGGCAGCCAGCCCGGACAGCTACACGGAAGAGCCGGCACCCAAGCACACGGCCCGCAGCCTCCATCCTGCCATGCTGCCCGCCGCGGATGGAGCCGGCCCTCGGTGA
- the TAL1 gene encoding T-cell acute lymphocytic leukemia protein 1 isoform X3: protein MRSAVKFFWKLQPSVDSGFFGEPDAFPMFATNNRVKRRPSPYEMEITDGPHTKVVRRIFTNSRERWRQQNVNGAFAELRKLIPTHPPDKKLSKNEILRLAMKYINFLAKLLNDQEEEGSQRAKPGKDPAVGAGGGGGGGGGAAPPDDLLQDVLSPNSSCGSSLDGAASPDSYTEEPAPKHTARSLHPAMLPAADGAGPR, encoded by the exons ATGCGCTCCGCTGTGAAATTCTTCTGGAAGCTGCAGCCCTCGGTGGACAG TGGGTTCTTTGGGGAGCCAGATGCCTTCCCTATGTTTGCCACCAACAACCGAGTGAAGAGGAGACCCTCCCCTTATGAGATGGAGATTACTGATG GTCCCCACACCAAAGTCGTGCGGCGCATCTTCACCAACAGCCGGGAGCGATGGCGGCAGCAGAATGTGAACGGGGCCTTCGCTGAGCTCCGCAAGCTGATCCCCACGCATCCCCCAGACAAGAAGCTCAGCAAGAATGAGATCCTCCGCCTGGCCATGAAGTACATCAACTTCCTGGCCAAGCTGCTCAATgaccaggaggaggagggcagccAGCGGGCCAAACCTGGCAAGGACCCTGCGGTGGGGGCTGGTGGAGGGGGTGGTGGCGGAGGGGGCGCTGCACCTCCAGATGACCTCCTGCAGGACGTGCTGTCCCCGAACTCCAGCTGTGGCAGCTCCCTGGATGGGGCAGCCAGCCCGGACAGCTACACGGAAGAGCCGGCACCCAAGCACACGGCCCGCAGCCTCCATCCTGCCATGCTGCCCGCCGCGGATGGAGCCGGCCCTCGGTGA
- the TAL1 gene encoding T-cell acute lymphocytic leukemia protein 1 isoform X4, translated as MFATNNRVKRRPSPYEMEITDGPHTKVVRRIFTNSRERWRQQNVNGAFAELRKLIPTHPPDKKLSKNEILRLAMKYINFLAKLLNDQEEEGSQRAKPGKDPAVGAGGGGGGGGGAAPPDDLLQDVLSPNSSCGSSLDGAASPDSYTEEPAPKHTARSLHPAMLPAADGAGPR; from the exons ATGTTTGCCACCAACAACCGAGTGAAGAGGAGACCCTCCCCTTATGAGATGGAGATTACTGATG GTCCCCACACCAAAGTCGTGCGGCGCATCTTCACCAACAGCCGGGAGCGATGGCGGCAGCAGAATGTGAACGGGGCCTTCGCTGAGCTCCGCAAGCTGATCCCCACGCATCCCCCAGACAAGAAGCTCAGCAAGAATGAGATCCTCCGCCTGGCCATGAAGTACATCAACTTCCTGGCCAAGCTGCTCAATgaccaggaggaggagggcagccAGCGGGCCAAACCTGGCAAGGACCCTGCGGTGGGGGCTGGTGGAGGGGGTGGTGGCGGAGGGGGCGCTGCACCTCCAGATGACCTCCTGCAGGACGTGCTGTCCCCGAACTCCAGCTGTGGCAGCTCCCTGGATGGGGCAGCCAGCCCGGACAGCTACACGGAAGAGCCGGCACCCAAGCACACGGCCCGCAGCCTCCATCCTGCCATGCTGCCCGCCGCGGATGGAGCCGGCCCTCGGTGA
- the TAL1 gene encoding T-cell acute lymphocytic leukemia protein 1 isoform X2, with protein sequence MPVHGCLSTPLLGKRACSVSHFPTTLLSPPFRTCQHDQLVSKYLLSSCLLCASITLRIKSLHLTTGPYGIWTQAPLILPTLISPGWLQPFPSSGHVHMPFQLPFLCLAGSSSALSSSLIDVTSSKRMSPTTSGPHTKVVRRIFTNSRERWRQQNVNGAFAELRKLIPTHPPDKKLSKNEILRLAMKYINFLAKLLNDQEEEGSQRAKPGKDPAVGAGGGGGGGGGAAPPDDLLQDVLSPNSSCGSSLDGAASPDSYTEEPAPKHTARSLHPAMLPAADGAGPR encoded by the exons ATGCCTGTGCATGGCTGTCTCTCCACTCCTCTCCTGGGGAAGAGAGCCTGCAGTGTAAGTCATTTCCCCACCactctgctctctcctccatTCCGTACCTGCCAGCATGATCAGTtggtcagcaaatatttattgagctcctgccTACTCTGTGCTTCCATCACCCTTAGAATAAAATCCCTACATCTTACCACAGGGCCCTATGGGATCTGGACTCAGGCTCCTCTGATCTTACCCACACTAATCTCTCCGGGCTGGCTTCAGCCATTTCCCAGCTCAGGGCATGTGCACATGCCCTTCCAACTTCCCTTCCTGTGTCTGGCTGGCTCTTCTTCGGCCTTAAGTTCTTCCCTTatagatgtcacctcctccaaaaGGATGTCCCCAACCACCTCAG GTCCCCACACCAAAGTCGTGCGGCGCATCTTCACCAACAGCCGGGAGCGATGGCGGCAGCAGAATGTGAACGGGGCCTTCGCTGAGCTCCGCAAGCTGATCCCCACGCATCCCCCAGACAAGAAGCTCAGCAAGAATGAGATCCTCCGCCTGGCCATGAAGTACATCAACTTCCTGGCCAAGCTGCTCAATgaccaggaggaggagggcagccAGCGGGCCAAACCTGGCAAGGACCCTGCGGTGGGGGCTGGTGGAGGGGGTGGTGGCGGAGGGGGCGCTGCACCTCCAGATGACCTCCTGCAGGACGTGCTGTCCCCGAACTCCAGCTGTGGCAGCTCCCTGGATGGGGCAGCCAGCCCGGACAGCTACACGGAAGAGCCGGCACCCAAGCACACGGCCCGCAGCCTCCATCCTGCCATGCTGCCCGCCGCGGATGGAGCCGGCCCTCGGTGA